One window from the genome of Salvia splendens isolate huo1 chromosome 9, SspV2, whole genome shotgun sequence encodes:
- the LOC121747168 gene encoding pentatricopeptide repeat-containing protein At1g08610-like: MAYAIAPHKSLIEVHNSHRLNSFSNQADINSDSRATVPTKCALRQADTNGAKFTPSLWCRGQQAGVCIDRRSSEQEMKTNGNRMGAERKFNGKMHPSKYSYSLKFASDGSFLENDEKTNNEILQSLCSRGKLVEAVKLVDVMTRRNQIPDFQSCINIIRGLVNAKQTDRAYKVLQLVVMTGGIPDIITYNMVIGGLCRKKYLKVAIDLIECMSLSGCPPDTITFNTIIRAMFDQGKCDEAVQFWKDQLRKGCPPFVISYTILIVLVCKKIGATRALEIMEDMAVEGCYPDMVTYNSIVNLTCKQGNYEETTLVVCNFLSRGMEPNTITYNTLLHSLCMYGCWDEVDEMLSYMIESSSPPTSVTYNIIINGLCKEGLVDRAIDYFHQMVSNGCSPDIVTYNTLLRALCKEAMIDEAIEILHRLRNTNCSPTIITYNIVVDGLAKQGVMEKAMEVYKYMLEHGPRPDDVTYRCLIWGFCRADQVEEAVELLNVIGMYNRRRVRDNCYRFIIHRLCKKKEVDAAVEVVKLFISSRKKCDPIFCPTIILGIHAAGMIHEAAELRKKLVERELLSL; encoded by the coding sequence ATGGCTTATGCAATTGCTCCGCATAAATCTTTGATTGAGGTTCATAATTCGCATAGGCTGAACTCATTCTCCAACCAAGCAGATATAAATTCGGATTCGAGGGCTACAGTTCCAACTAAATGTGCTCTGCGGCAGGCTGATACAAATGGTGCCAAATTCACACCTTCTTTGTGGTGCAGAGGGCAGCAAGCAGGTGTTTGCATTGATAGGCGCAGCAGCGAACAAGAGATGAAAACAAATGGTAACAGGATGGGAGCTGAGAGGAAATTCAACGGCAAAATGCATCCGAGCAAGTATTCGTATTCGTTAAAGTTTGCCTCGGATGGTTCCTTCCTTGAGAATGATGAGAAGACCAACAATGAAATCCTCCAGAGTTTGTGCAGCCGTGGGAAATTAGTCGAAGCAGTGAAGTTGGTGGATGTTATGACGCGCAGAAACCAGATTCCGGATTTTCAGTCCTGCATAAACATCATCAGAGGTTTGGTGAATGCTAAGCAAACAGATAGGGCTTATAAGGTTCTTCAGTTGGTCGTTATGACTGGTGGGATTCCTGATATCATAACCTATAATATGGTAATTGGTGGTTTGTGTAGGAAAAAGTATCTCAAAGTTGCTATTGATTTGATAGAGTGCATGAGCTTGAGTGGTTGCCCGCCTGATACCATCACTTTCAACACAATTATACGAGCCATGTTCGATCAGGGAAAGTGTGACGAGGCTGTCCAGTTTTGGAAGGACCAGCTCAGAAAGGGCTGCCCTCCTTTTGTGATCAGTTACACAATCCTCATTGTGCTGGTGTGTAAGAAAATTGGAGCGACACGGGCTCTGGAAATCATGGAGGATATGGCAGTTGAGGGGTGTTATCCTGATATGGTGACCTATAACTCCATTGTCAATCTTACTTGTAAGCAGGGGAATTATGAAGAGACTACATTGGTCGTGTGCAATTTTCTTTCACGTGGGATGGAACCAAACACTATAACGTACAATACCCTGCTGCATTCTCTTTGTATGTATGGGTGTTGGGACGAAGTAGATGAGATGCTTTCCTACATGATTGAAAGCTCGAGCCCTCCTACATCTGTAACATACAATATTATAATCAATGGTCTGTGCAAGGAGGGACTGGTTGATCGTGCTATAGACTACTTTCATCAGATGGTTTCAAACGGCTGCTCTCCTGATATTGTTACTTATAACACCTTGCTTCGTGCATTGTGTAAGGAGGCCATGATAGACGAAGCTATTGAGATTCTTCACCGTTTGAGAAATACAAATTGCTCTCCCACCATTATCACATACAATATCGTGGTTGATGGATTGGCCAAGCAGGGAGTGATGGAGAAGGCAATGGAGGTGTACAAGTATATGCTGGAGCATGGGCCTCGTCCTGATGATGTAACATATCGATGCCTGATTTGGGGCTTCTGTCGGGCTGATCAAGTTGAGGAAGCCGTGGAACTGCTGAATGTTATAGGGATGTATAACAGGCGGAGAGTGAGAGACAACTGTTATAGATTCATCATTCATAGGTTATGCAAGAAGAAGGAAGTGGATGCTGCTGTTGAAGTTGTAAAACTGTTTATTTCAAGCAGAAAAAAATGTGATCCCATCTTTTGTCCCACCATTATTCTAGGAATACATGCTGCAGGCATGATCCATGAAGCTGCAGAGCTCCGCAAGAAGTTGGTAGAGAGAGAGTTGCTCTCTCTTTAG
- the LOC121747072 gene encoding uncharacterized protein LOC121747072, with protein MLRLACRKLCARVDGGCEIRSLSQICGFHSAQPSLAPRSFFGVEDFLDDDSSRPYTYQKEKKSRNPNKHVSFKQRTVAYMEPFTLDVFISKRFVSASITHRVTCKQVAVAGTNSKDIKAALRSRSDIPACLAIGQILADRAREADVYTASYTPRERDKFEGKIRAVVQSLIDNGIDVKIYLD; from the exons ATGTTGAGACTAGCTTGCCGCAAGTTATGTGCTCGTGTGGATGGAGGATGTGAAATCCGGTCATTATCACAGATATGCGGTTTCCACTCTGCTCAG CCGTCTTTGGCGCCAAGAAGCTTTTTTGGTGTCGAAGATTTTCTAGATGACGATAGTAGCAGGCCATACACTtatcaaaaagaaaagaagtcGAGAAATCCAAACAAGCACGTATCCTTCAAACAGCGTACCGTTGCTTACATGGAACCGTTTACCCTTGACGTGTTCATCTCAAAGCGGTTCGTCTCTGCTTCAATCACCCACAGAGTGACATGCAAGCAGGTTGCTGTTGCTGGTACAAACTCGAAAGATATCAAGGCTGCACTGAGATCACGATCCGACATACCTGCTTGTTTGGCAATAGGTCAGATTTTGGCCGATAGGGCGAGAGAAGCTGACGTGTATACAGCTTCTTATACCCCCAGGGAAAGGGATAAGTTTGAAGGGAAAATAAGGGCAGTTGTTCAGTCCCTTATTGACAATGGCATTGATGTCAAAATCTATCTTGATTGA
- the LOC121746506 gene encoding uncharacterized protein LOC121746506, which translates to MECNKDEAIRARELAEMKMKNNDFEGAQKIALKAQNLYPELENITQLLSICDVHCAAKKMVSGSEKDWYGLLQAAKFSDEMTIKKQYRRLALFLHPDKNRFPGAESAFKLICEANAVLSDPQKKFLYDQKIRVMVRSAKVVPPHHHLNKTSQFNDQCGPEIKVTNGFRSTNPHQTTQSSFSARQEVFCTSCPFCCFKYQLDRKHVNTTLCCPKCLNNFSVFETGAQGSQNGIPTYGGSKQGVQNGMGYSASQMASQWCANKQTVRPQPSFRTETIFKDKGVERAANVNGELKAKRSGKEDRTGSGDRNNRKDGNRKNKRKGRRRGSDSSESSESYDTSSESDLEDVNDVATDPDSGPTNVHFPRRSSRKRQNVSYNEGAGDDDVAVPRSCKRSKGNKLPEDNGLNGESVKHENQNGLHADSEFSESESKETGSDTDIEVETKEKGGCTPNIGADAVETDMDSDWDANSGDDSDKDEFEYDDPEFSDFDKDRNANCFAVDQYWACYDSVDGMPRYYAKVKKVQLSPFELSVTWLEADPADDTQKKWIDEDLPVGCGAFRLGKVQKMPSRLIFSQQVPCEKGKRGSLYIYPRQGEVWAVFKDWDLSWSSQPARHGKYKYEIVEVLSDFNTLSGARVCYLDKVEGFVSLFQRTSQSTTESFMIRPDEMYRFSHCIRSYKMTGSEREGVPVGSFELDPSALPLNPDHLCYPAKSKMGTVNMEPGVDYAPPKSGKGKSHVVGSNTELFVDLESSDG; encoded by the coding sequence ATGGAATGCAACAAAGATGAGGCTATCCGGGCCAGGGAACTGGCtgagatgaaaatgaaaaacaatgaCTTTGAGGGGGCTCAGAAAATTGCACTGAAGGCACAGAATCTTTACCCAGAACTTGAGAATATTACCCAGCTGCTTAGCATCTGTGATGTTCATTGTGCAGCAAAAAAAATGGTGTCTGGATCTGAAAAGGACTGGTATGGACTTCTTCAAGCTGCAAAGTTCTCTGATGAGATGACAATCAAGAAACAATATAGGCGGCTTGCTCTTTTTCTCCATCCTGATAAGAATCGATTTCCTGGTGCAGAGTCTGCTTTTAAGTTGATCTGTGAAGCAAATGCTGTGCTTTCAGACCCCCAAAAGAAGTTTTTATATGATCAGAAGATCAGGGTAATGGTTAGATCTGCTAAAGTAGTTCCTCCACATCATCACTTAAATAAAACTTCTCAGTTTAACGATCAATGTGGACCTGAGATCAAAGTTACCAATGGTTTTCGCAGTACGAATCCACATCAAACCACACAGTCGAGCTTTTCTGCCAGGCAGGAAGTGTTCTGCACAAGTTGCCCATTTTGTTGTTTTAAGTACCAATTAGATAGAAAACATGTGAACACAACATTGTGCTGCCCGAAATgcttaaataattttagtgTTTTTGAAACTGGTGCTCAAGGTTCTCAGAACGGGATACCAACTTATGGTGGAAGTAAACAGGGTGTTCAAAATGGCATGGGATATTCGGCATCGCAAATGGCATCTCAGTGGTGTGCCAACAAGCAAACAGTTCGACCCCAACCAAGTTTTCGGACAGAAACTATTTTCAAAGATAAGGGGGTAGAAAGAGCTGCAAATGTCAATGGAGAATTGAAGGCCAAAAGAAGCGGAAAGGAAGATCGGACAGGCAGTGGTGATCGAAATAATAGGAAAGATGGCAACAGAAAGAACAAAAggaagggaagaagaaggggtTCAGATTCTTCAGAATCTAGTGAGAGTTACGACACCTCCAGTGAATCTGACCTAGAAGATGTCAATGATGTTGCAACTGATCCAGATTCTGGACCTACTAATGTCCATTTTCCACGAAGATCATCTCGAAAAAGGCAGAATGTGTCCTACAATGAAGGTGctggtgatgatgatgttgctGTTCCTAGGTCTTGCAAGAGATCTAAAGGGAACAAGTTACCAGAAGATAATGGTTTGAATGGAGAATCTGTGAAGCATGAGAATCAAAATGGTTTACATGCTGATTCAGAATTTTCTGAGTCTGAGAGTAAAGAAACAGGATCTGATACTGACATAGAAGTCGAGACAAAGGAAAAAGGCGGTTGTACGCCAAACATTGGTGCTGATGCGGTTGAAACTGATATGGACTCTGACTGGGATGCAAATTCAGGTGATGATTCGGATAAGGATGAATTTGAATATGATGATCCAGAGTTCAGTGATTTTGATAAGGATCGTAATGCCAACTGTTTTGCTGTTGACCAGTATTGGGCTTGTTATGATTCAGTTGATGGCATGCCAAGATATTATGCAAAGGTGAAGAAGGTACAACTCTCTCCGTTTGAGTTGTCCGTCACGTGGTTAGAAGCTGATCCTGCAGATGACACTCAGAAGAAATGGATAGATGAAGATTTACCTGTTGGTTGTGGTGCTTTTAGGCTTGGCAAAGTTCAAAAAATGCCAAGTAGACTCATATTTTCTCAGCAAGTGCCCTGTGAGAAGGGTAAGAGAGGTTCTTTATACATATATCCTAGACAAGGGGAAGTTTGGGCTGTATTTAAGGACTGGGATTTGAGCTGGAGCTCCCAGCCTGCTAGGCATGGAAAGTACAAATATGAAATTGTTGAGGTGCTATCGGATTTTAATACTTTGTCTGGTGCAAGAGTTTGTTACTTAGATAAAGTTGAAGGATTTGTGAGCCTTTTCCAGAGAACTAGCCAGAGCACGACCGAATCTTTTATGATAAGGCCCGATGAAATGTACAGATTCTCACACTGTATTCGTTCTTACAAAATGACAGGCTCTGAAAGGGAAGGAGTGCCCGTTGGCTCTTTTGAACTTGATCCTTCAGCCTTACCTCTGAATCCAGATCACTTGTGCTACCCCGCCAAATCAAAGATGGGAACTGTTAACATGGAGCCAGGAGTTGATTATGCTCCACCAAAGTCTGGTAAAGGAAAAAGTCATGTTGTGGGATCTAATACGGAGCTGTTTGTGGATCTGGAGTCCTCTGATGGGTAG